Proteins co-encoded in one Natronorubrum daqingense genomic window:
- the sppA gene encoding signal peptide peptidase SppA, which produces MVSTEGLGRLAIVGIGTAVFAAVGIALFVVYPATLSELLGVLLVLVTLVFGLRIASNIARTLFPGYDVAEVAVDGPITRDGGGGRMPTGPQSTPADDIVEQIDRADEDENVDALLVKLNTPGGEVVPSDDIRLAAERFDGPTVAYTTDVCASGGYWIASGCDELWARDGSIVGSIGVIGSRVNASDLAEKVGLSYERFAAGEYKDAGTPLKELEEDEREYLQTLIDDYYETFVDRVSDGRDLDEEFVRDTEARIYLGEEAHEMGLVDTIGTRRDLEDELAERLDRPEVSIEEFEPDRPLMTRLGTGAQQVAYAFGAGIAGLTDDQTFRLRL; this is translated from the coding sequence ATGGTTAGTACTGAAGGGCTCGGTCGACTGGCAATCGTCGGTATTGGCACAGCAGTGTTCGCTGCGGTTGGAATCGCGCTCTTCGTCGTCTATCCGGCGACGCTCTCGGAACTCCTCGGCGTGCTCCTCGTGCTCGTAACCCTCGTCTTCGGGCTGCGAATTGCGAGCAACATCGCCCGAACGCTGTTTCCGGGATACGATGTCGCCGAAGTCGCCGTCGACGGTCCGATCACTCGAGACGGCGGGGGTGGACGCATGCCGACGGGTCCACAGTCGACGCCGGCGGACGATATCGTCGAGCAGATCGACCGGGCCGACGAGGACGAGAACGTAGACGCGTTGCTCGTGAAGTTGAACACGCCCGGCGGCGAAGTCGTTCCGAGCGACGATATTCGCCTCGCGGCCGAGCGATTCGACGGGCCGACGGTCGCCTACACGACCGACGTCTGTGCCAGTGGCGGCTACTGGATCGCGAGCGGTTGCGACGAACTTTGGGCGCGCGACGGCTCTATCGTCGGCTCGATCGGCGTCATCGGCTCTCGAGTCAACGCGAGCGACCTCGCCGAAAAGGTGGGCCTCTCCTACGAGCGATTCGCAGCCGGTGAGTACAAAGACGCCGGCACGCCGCTCAAAGAACTCGAGGAAGACGAACGCGAGTACCTGCAGACGCTGATCGACGACTACTACGAGACGTTCGTCGATCGAGTGAGCGACGGCCGCGACTTAGACGAGGAGTTCGTCCGCGACACGGAGGCTCGCATCTACCTCGGCGAGGAGGCCCACGAGATGGGGCTCGTCGACACGATCGGCACGCGTCGTGACCTCGAGGACGAACTGGCGGAGCGACTCGACAGACCCGAAGTTTCGATCGAGGAGTTCGAGCCCGATCGGCCTTTGATGACCCGTCTTGGCACCGGTGCACAGCAGGTAGCCTACGCCTTCGGTGCCGGTATCGCTGGCCTCACCGACGATCAGACGTTTCGACTTCGGCTCTAG
- a CDS encoding coiled-coil protein, whose amino-acid sequence MVDESKNIELTEDDLENKSKGQLIKMAGQLRDRRNDLNQMASERASNRDDLNAETREKVDEAQEHREKRDELNEQVQEHKDSRNELNAEANELFDKVEDLKSDMELDEGKDLEELKEEIEQLEFKQQTEVLSSEEEKELIEKIEDKREEYEERKGKLDQNEDLEELVEEAEEVRSEASQHHQKVTELADKAQEHHNQMIEAYREADDIRDEADDMHESFVEAQEAADQHHEDFVRVQKRLRELDKQEEEERKSERDKKKEEAKEEAEEIYQKFKEGETLDTEDLMKLQKTGLL is encoded by the coding sequence ATGGTAGACGAATCGAAAAACATCGAACTGACAGAAGACGACCTCGAAAACAAATCGAAAGGACAGCTCATCAAAATGGCCGGCCAGCTCCGAGATCGACGAAACGATCTCAACCAGATGGCCTCCGAACGAGCGTCCAACCGAGACGACCTGAACGCCGAGACGCGCGAAAAGGTCGACGAGGCCCAAGAACACCGCGAAAAACGCGACGAGCTCAACGAGCAAGTCCAAGAGCACAAGGACAGCCGTAACGAGCTCAACGCCGAAGCCAACGAACTCTTCGACAAGGTCGAGGACCTCAAATCGGACATGGAACTCGACGAGGGCAAGGATTTAGAGGAGCTCAAAGAAGAGATCGAGCAACTCGAGTTCAAGCAACAGACCGAGGTCCTCTCGAGCGAAGAGGAGAAAGAACTCATCGAGAAGATCGAGGACAAGCGCGAGGAGTACGAAGAGCGCAAGGGAAAACTCGATCAGAACGAGGATCTCGAAGAACTCGTCGAGGAGGCTGAAGAGGTCCGTTCGGAAGCGTCCCAACACCACCAGAAGGTGACGGAACTCGCGGACAAGGCCCAGGAACATCACAACCAGATGATCGAAGCCTACCGCGAAGCGGACGACATCCGCGACGAAGCGGACGACATGCACGAGTCCTTCGTCGAGGCCCAGGAGGCTGCCGACCAGCACCACGAGGACTTCGTCCGCGTCCAAAAGCGCCTGCGCGAACTGGACAAGCAGGAAGAAGAAGAGCGCAAGTCCGAGCGGGACAAGAAGAAAGAAGAGGCCAAGGAGGAAGCCGAGGAAATCTACCAGAAGTTCAAGGAAGGCGAAACCCTCGACACCGAGGACCTGATGAAACTTCAGAAGACGGGGCTACTCTAA
- a CDS encoding SDR family oxidoreductase, with protein MDVAILGCGHIGLELGRQLTERGHDVVGVRRSDDGISQIDAAGFDAVQADVTDAAQLEAVADVDAIVFAASSGGRGAEAARDVYVNGLETAIETFGEREHSPERLVYTSSTGVHGDHDGEWVGSETPIDPTTEKTEVLAAAERIALEHPPEYGFEGTVARFAGLYGPGRYRLERYLEGPVTEGYLNMVHRDDAAGAVRFLLEEDRARGEVVQVVDDEPAHKWEFADWLAEQCGLEHPPKQTKAERLEESDISAAGERRILTSKRCSNEKLRELGYEFAYPTYREGYRDAIDAYREERD; from the coding sequence ATGGACGTTGCAATTCTCGGCTGTGGTCACATCGGCCTCGAACTCGGCCGGCAACTCACCGAACGCGGACACGACGTCGTCGGCGTCCGTCGATCCGACGATGGCATCAGTCAGATCGACGCTGCCGGTTTCGACGCTGTGCAGGCGGACGTGACCGACGCCGCACAACTCGAGGCCGTGGCTGACGTCGACGCCATCGTCTTCGCCGCCAGCAGCGGCGGGCGTGGCGCGGAGGCAGCGCGAGACGTCTACGTGAACGGCCTCGAGACGGCTATCGAAACTTTCGGCGAGCGTGAGCACTCCCCCGAGCGACTGGTGTACACCTCCTCAACCGGCGTACACGGCGATCACGACGGCGAGTGGGTCGGTTCGGAGACGCCGATCGATCCGACCACCGAGAAGACCGAGGTGCTCGCGGCGGCCGAGCGAATTGCCCTCGAGCACCCACCCGAGTACGGCTTCGAGGGAACCGTCGCTCGGTTTGCAGGCCTCTACGGGCCTGGGAGATACCGTCTCGAGCGATATCTGGAGGGACCGGTGACCGAGGGCTATCTGAACATGGTCCACCGTGACGACGCCGCCGGTGCCGTTCGCTTCCTGCTCGAGGAAGACCGTGCACGCGGCGAGGTCGTCCAGGTCGTCGACGACGAACCGGCCCACAAGTGGGAGTTCGCAGATTGGCTGGCCGAACAGTGTGGGCTCGAGCACCCGCCAAAACAGACGAAAGCCGAGCGACTCGAGGAGTCGGACATCTCGGCCGCTGGCGAACGTCGAATTTTGACTAGCAAACGCTGTTCGAACGAGAAATTACGCGAGTTGGGCTACGAGTTCGCGTATCCAACGTACCGAGAGGGATACCGTGACGCGATCGACGCCTACCGTGAGGAGAGGGACTGA
- a CDS encoding glycoside hydrolase family 2 protein yields MDDKWTGGHLTDRDEGPPTVRTWRPISEFGDLEPSTADSDALAYRTILEDPRRNESDRALLTLEGDAPRVELWLGGSKRGEYEPFAGPLPLEFDPETESELIVVCEPDGSNRDPESAGTEEVGEASTSIRARQPPGVRWSVDVEARPQTFLRRLEVRPRLTEDGGIIDVELEIDAGRAIDDAITLSLRPEGFRGSAAMQRLAVQANAGERVVVCDSLEVREPSLWWPQGYGPQHQYAVQAKLGADSMTQTVGFCSVTRDGEEVLVNGRPVRLRGFRWHPGSDPVADIERAAAANATVVRVEANAPPEALYDACDEAGILLWHAPSADGLEVADSEGEPNAKSDGAADGTATLRSSLERRASHHPSASLYGVTTERSQRYDGPYESGFLSKLRFRFRAWRASAVETAERVDSVAETIATALPDEYPVISRAGPPGTDPDATQLALGWEYLAAEDVEWLLESNPSLGETVAGIDVGTLTDEDVDPETVSTLESAAFDRRFDADDGRETLERYQVRTLKTVVEALRRRESKTLVASPIQDRVPGGGLGVVSHDGEEKPAYRALSHSFEPVQAVLESPPTPGEVGIVLCNDTHAEREVIVGWTAGENEGETTVSVGPLETAAAGTADVPRDATEVHLSVHDDDRSISNRYHL; encoded by the coding sequence ATGGATGACAAGTGGACTGGTGGGCACCTCACAGATCGGGACGAGGGGCCACCGACGGTGCGAACCTGGCGGCCGATCTCCGAGTTTGGGGATCTCGAGCCCTCAACGGCTGACTCCGACGCGCTCGCCTATCGAACGATCCTCGAGGACCCTCGTCGAAACGAGAGCGACCGGGCATTGCTCACGCTCGAGGGCGACGCCCCTCGAGTCGAACTCTGGCTCGGCGGGTCGAAGCGGGGCGAGTACGAACCGTTCGCCGGACCGCTGCCCCTCGAGTTCGACCCGGAGACCGAGTCGGAACTGATCGTCGTCTGTGAGCCCGATGGGTCCAACCGTGATCCAGAGTCGGCCGGGACGGAGGAGGTCGGCGAGGCGAGCACGTCCATTCGTGCCCGACAGCCGCCGGGAGTTCGGTGGTCCGTCGACGTCGAGGCTCGGCCGCAGACCTTTTTGCGCCGACTCGAGGTACGCCCGCGATTGACTGAGGACGGAGGCATCATCGACGTGGAACTCGAGATCGACGCCGGTCGGGCAATCGACGACGCGATCACGCTCTCGTTGCGACCGGAGGGGTTTCGGGGGAGTGCGGCCATGCAACGGCTCGCAGTGCAGGCGAACGCGGGCGAGCGAGTCGTCGTGTGCGATTCGCTCGAGGTGAGAGAGCCGTCGTTGTGGTGGCCACAGGGCTACGGCCCACAGCATCAGTATGCGGTGCAAGCCAAACTCGGCGCGGATTCGATGACCCAGACTGTCGGATTCTGCTCGGTCACGCGCGACGGCGAGGAGGTGCTGGTCAACGGCCGACCCGTTCGGCTTCGCGGGTTTCGGTGGCATCCCGGTAGCGATCCAGTTGCGGACATCGAACGCGCGGCGGCCGCGAACGCGACCGTCGTTCGCGTCGAAGCGAACGCGCCGCCGGAGGCGCTCTACGACGCGTGTGACGAAGCCGGAATTCTCCTCTGGCACGCCCCGTCGGCGGACGGACTGGAGGTGGCGGACTCAGAGGGGGAACCGAACGCGAAAAGCGACGGGGCTGCAGACGGAACTGCCACGCTTCGCTCGTCGCTCGAGCGACGGGCGTCTCACCATCCGAGCGCCTCGTTGTACGGCGTCACAACAGAACGCAGCCAGCGATACGACGGGCCCTACGAGAGCGGGTTCCTCTCGAAACTTCGCTTTCGGTTCCGTGCGTGGCGTGCGAGCGCAGTCGAGACGGCGGAGCGAGTCGACTCGGTCGCAGAGACGATTGCAACGGCACTTCCGGACGAGTATCCGGTTATCTCGCGTGCGGGCCCGCCCGGGACGGACCCCGACGCGACGCAGTTGGCACTCGGGTGGGAGTATCTCGCTGCCGAGGACGTCGAGTGGCTCCTCGAGTCGAACCCGTCGCTGGGAGAGACGGTTGCCGGAATCGACGTGGGGACGCTCACCGACGAGGACGTGGACCCGGAGACGGTGTCGACGCTCGAGTCGGCCGCGTTCGACCGTCGATTCGACGCTGACGACGGGAGGGAGACGCTGGAGCGATATCAAGTTCGAACGCTGAAGACGGTCGTGGAGGCGCTTCGCCGCCGCGAGTCGAAGACGCTGGTCGCCTCACCGATTCAAGATCGGGTTCCGGGTGGCGGGCTCGGCGTCGTGAGCCACGACGGCGAGGAAAAGCCCGCCTACCGGGCACTGTCTCACTCGTTCGAACCCGTCCAGGCCGTTCTCGAGTCGCCTCCAACGCCGGGGGAGGTCGGAATCGTGCTCTGTAACGACACGCACGCCGAGCGAGAAGTGATCGTCGGGTGGACGGCGGGCGAAAACGAGGGAGAGACGACCGTCTCCGTCGGTCCACTCGAGACGGCCGCCGCTGGAACGGCCGACGTGCCACGGGATGCGACGGAGGTGCATCTGTCCGTACACGACGACGACCGATCGATCTCGAACCGCTATCATTTATAA
- a CDS encoding DUF5791 family protein, translating to MFYEQRMQAPESPAGLREEYLEDLRSIVNQHGVETVGEATDVDENAAAAIHDGGDPELLLSEVAQIHSLEPDEPAPDELVTIACEHLLLGMSTAVLDVDAIESELALELDAKEIQQKLEQRSPMTLEEFVHIQYVIVDGAP from the coding sequence ATGTTCTACGAGCAACGGATGCAAGCCCCGGAGTCGCCCGCCGGGCTCCGCGAGGAGTACCTCGAGGACCTTCGATCGATCGTCAACCAACACGGCGTCGAGACCGTCGGCGAAGCGACCGACGTCGACGAGAACGCCGCCGCCGCCATTCACGACGGCGGCGACCCCGAGTTGCTCCTCTCGGAAGTCGCCCAGATCCACTCGCTCGAGCCGGACGAACCCGCCCCCGACGAACTCGTGACCATCGCGTGCGAGCACCTGTTGTTGGGAATGTCGACGGCCGTTCTCGACGTCGACGCCATCGAGAGCGAACTCGCACTCGAACTCGACGCGAAGGAAATCCAGCAGAAACTCGAGCAGCGTTCGCCGATGACACTCGAGGAGTTCGTACACATCCAGTACGTGATCGTCGACGGCGCACCGTAA
- a CDS encoding DUF373 family protein, with product MTTLVVCLDRTDDVGRRTGLRSPIVGWEAIRALVTDVGLADPEDSGVNSLLETLRVAQDLRDENESVVAAVVSGDRESMVSADRSVASQIDELVATHDPDSAVVIIDSAEDERLVPIVESRVQVDSVDRVVVRQARDIESTYYLLKQFLADEELRQTVLVPIGLTLLVFPILATVFGPAEGAAAITTVIGVFLLYKGFNVDDLITRGTHQAREALYSGQVSVVTYVVAAGLTLVGVFAGMLGVSSLDDPGGILTPTAQFAFDSVLWLAMAALTASVGRLLDEAISDEPIRTSFLNLPFIVVSVGLVVRGFSAYFLEQQGVIGPLEVPAYELGAVSSESFVVTASERLVVFVVLAVAVSLLGAKAASSISTTRDESESERSASTRSTPPNTEVAGDADAPSGLTDGGPSSDPDSSRTEDSDDADVSHRYGSGPGQPSETDDDTDASE from the coding sequence GTGACTACGCTGGTCGTCTGTCTCGATCGAACCGACGACGTTGGCCGCAGGACCGGGCTGCGGTCGCCGATCGTCGGTTGGGAAGCGATCCGCGCGCTCGTAACCGACGTCGGGCTCGCGGACCCGGAGGACTCCGGGGTCAACTCCTTGCTCGAGACGTTGCGCGTCGCCCAGGACTTGCGCGACGAGAACGAATCGGTCGTCGCCGCCGTCGTTTCGGGAGACCGGGAGTCGATGGTCTCTGCAGACCGCTCCGTCGCCTCCCAGATCGACGAACTGGTTGCCACGCACGACCCCGACTCCGCCGTTGTCATCATCGACAGTGCGGAGGACGAGCGATTGGTTCCGATCGTCGAGAGTCGCGTACAGGTCGACTCGGTCGACCGCGTCGTCGTTCGACAGGCCCGCGACATCGAATCGACGTACTACCTGCTCAAGCAGTTCCTCGCCGACGAAGAGCTCCGACAGACCGTGCTCGTCCCGATCGGACTCACGTTGTTGGTGTTTCCGATACTCGCGACCGTGTTCGGTCCGGCGGAGGGAGCAGCGGCGATCACGACCGTTATCGGCGTCTTTCTCCTGTACAAGGGATTCAACGTCGACGATCTGATCACGCGTGGAACCCATCAGGCTCGAGAGGCGCTGTACTCGGGACAGGTCTCGGTCGTCACCTACGTCGTCGCCGCCGGATTGACGCTCGTGGGGGTCTTCGCGGGGATGCTGGGTGTCTCGAGCCTCGACGATCCGGGAGGTATCTTGACGCCGACCGCCCAGTTCGCGTTCGACAGCGTGCTGTGGCTCGCGATGGCCGCGCTGACGGCGAGCGTCGGTCGATTGCTCGACGAGGCCATCAGCGACGAACCGATTCGCACGTCGTTTCTCAACTTGCCGTTTATCGTCGTCTCCGTCGGACTCGTCGTCCGCGGGTTTTCAGCGTACTTTCTCGAGCAACAGGGCGTCATCGGTCCACTCGAGGTGCCAGCGTACGAACTCGGCGCGGTCTCGAGCGAGAGTTTCGTCGTGACGGCCAGCGAACGGTTGGTGGTGTTCGTCGTCCTCGCGGTCGCAGTCAGTCTCCTCGGGGCGAAAGCGGCTTCGTCCATCAGTACGACCCGAGACGAGAGCGAATCCGAACGGTCAGCGAGCACAAGATCGACACCACCCAACACCGAGGTGGCTGGGGACGCCGACGCTCCCTCCGGACTCACCGACGGCGGCCCCTCGAGCGATCCTGATTCTTCCCGGACAGAGGATTCGGACGACGCCGATGTCTCCCACCGCTACGGATCTGGACCGGGCCAGCCTTCCGAGACGGACGACGACACCGACGCCTCGGAGTGA
- a CDS encoding nuclear transport factor 2 family protein, translated as MGENRAASAVGATNQEVLIEFYGEFNTAVTSLDDDDELAETFHRNISWETVTAGDRTEATYTGIDAVIEQIVSSVRETTDHLQALPERVIDAGETVVVEGAYVGTIDETSFDTPFVHIFELEEGLIHHCRAYAESPIEGATLVHADAVDQRPPRN; from the coding sequence ATGGGAGAGAACAGAGCTGCATCGGCTGTGGGGGCAACAAATCAGGAAGTACTCATCGAGTTCTACGGTGAATTTAACACTGCAGTTACGAGTCTCGATGACGACGACGAGTTAGCTGAGACGTTCCACAGAAATATCAGTTGGGAGACAGTAACGGCCGGTGACCGAACCGAAGCAACCTATACCGGGATCGACGCTGTGATCGAACAGATCGTGTCGTCAGTTCGCGAGACGACGGATCACCTCCAGGCGCTCCCAGAACGAGTCATCGACGCCGGTGAGACCGTGGTCGTCGAGGGCGCGTACGTCGGGACTATCGACGAAACGTCGTTCGACACGCCGTTCGTGCATATCTTCGAACTCGAGGAGGGACTAATTCACCACTGTCGAGCGTACGCTGAATCGCCGATCGAAGGGGCCACACTCGTTCACGCCGACGCGGTCGACCAGCGTCCGCCACGGAACTGA
- a CDS encoding DHH family phosphoesterase, whose product MSDWSGSVSNAFFEGGALLTDQAEEWLTSLEPLVLSLLVVVFVGLVLGGWWLVRWFRRPPGVRLQRLLSNYDDVAVLMHPNPDPDAMSCAMGVARIADTVGTETTLQYAGEIRHQENRAFRTVLDLDLESIESSSELAADAVVLVDHNTPRGFTGSQTVEPVAVVDHHPGNGAGTEFTDVRTDYGAASTILVEYLLEIGADFGDNEDGGFEISEELATGLLYGIQSDTNQLTTGCSRAEFDACAALFSGIDEDLLDRVANPQVSDDVLQIKARAITEKRIEGAFAVCDVGSVSNTDAIPQAADELMHLEGVTAVVVYGESDGTIHLSGRSRDDRVHMGETLRHAISDIPMANAGGHARMGGGQLSLDHMNGIGPSDGIGSEEFEQRLFSAMAGER is encoded by the coding sequence ATGAGCGATTGGAGTGGATCGGTCAGCAACGCATTTTTCGAGGGGGGTGCGTTGCTCACGGATCAGGCCGAAGAGTGGCTCACGTCGCTCGAGCCACTCGTTTTGTCCTTGCTCGTCGTCGTTTTCGTGGGTCTCGTTTTGGGTGGATGGTGGCTCGTTCGCTGGTTTCGGCGACCTCCCGGCGTTCGACTCCAGCGACTGCTCAGCAACTACGACGACGTGGCGGTGTTGATGCATCCCAATCCGGATCCGGACGCGATGTCCTGTGCGATGGGCGTCGCCCGAATCGCCGACACCGTCGGAACCGAGACGACGTTGCAGTACGCCGGGGAGATTCGCCACCAGGAAAATCGGGCGTTTCGAACCGTACTGGACCTCGATCTCGAGTCGATCGAATCGAGTTCTGAACTCGCCGCCGACGCGGTCGTACTCGTCGATCACAATACCCCACGCGGATTCACCGGCTCACAGACCGTCGAGCCGGTCGCAGTCGTCGACCACCACCCCGGAAACGGTGCGGGAACGGAGTTTACGGACGTTCGGACGGACTACGGTGCGGCCTCGACTATCCTCGTCGAGTACCTCCTCGAAATCGGCGCGGATTTTGGCGACAACGAAGACGGTGGATTCGAGATCTCAGAGGAACTCGCGACGGGACTGTTGTACGGCATTCAATCGGATACGAACCAGTTGACGACAGGGTGTTCGAGAGCGGAGTTCGACGCCTGCGCCGCGCTCTTTTCGGGTATCGACGAGGACCTGCTAGACCGCGTGGCGAATCCGCAGGTCAGCGACGACGTCTTGCAGATCAAGGCGAGAGCGATCACCGAGAAGCGAATCGAAGGGGCGTTCGCCGTCTGTGACGTCGGCTCGGTCTCGAACACCGACGCGATTCCACAGGCAGCGGACGAACTCATGCACCTAGAGGGCGTCACGGCCGTCGTCGTCTACGGCGAGAGCGACGGGACGATCCACCTCTCGGGTCGCTCTCGAGACGACCGCGTCCACATGGGCGAAACGCTCCGCCACGCGATTAGCGACATTCCGATGGCAAACGCCGGCGGACACGCCCGGATGGGCGGGGGCCAACTCTCGCTCGATCACATGAACGGGATCGGTCCCTCGGACGGAATCGGGAGCGAAGAGTTCGAACAACGACTGTTCTCGGCGATGGCCGGCGAACGGTAA
- a CDS encoding carboxylate--amine ligase translates to MHRHETDAGVLVPGIGAPSTVACLRSLRPRGIPTVVASETAETPAASSTYCDDVVRVPDPRADLQAYGDALLEVANRPDVRTIIPVREEDVYVLANRKDAFAEVVETNWPDFETLRRVQDRVELFAAADAAGVAVPETAVFDQWDDWERETIVKPRYTVAAPAYLGSNTDVESIGSTEYQIPGAPPDPQALVEERGHMPLVQERIDDSREFAFFALYDEGEPVATFQHCQRRGWKYCGGPSAYRETVYDQDLEDAGRAILDELEWHGLAMVEFLRDEADEKYKLMEINPRFWSSLPFSVRAGADFPYYYWQQALGEPVEDDASYEVGIGGHLLRGELSHVHSVLTEEYPMVERPSLTSTLANVATSLVREPRFDYAVADDPAPFFQDGLNLLRAFRDSRSDPEPGVEGETDHERSRSNELPQLEPLARDEDEAEPPSPTSQGITQTSPQLDD, encoded by the coding sequence ATGCACCGACACGAAACTGACGCGGGTGTCCTCGTTCCCGGCATCGGCGCTCCGAGTACCGTCGCCTGTTTACGATCGCTTCGCCCCCGAGGGATTCCGACAGTCGTCGCCTCGGAGACGGCGGAGACGCCAGCAGCGTCCTCAACGTACTGTGACGACGTCGTGCGCGTGCCCGATCCGAGAGCGGACTTGCAGGCGTACGGCGACGCACTGCTCGAGGTCGCGAACAGACCGGACGTTCGAACGATCATCCCGGTTCGCGAGGAAGACGTGTACGTCCTCGCCAACCGCAAGGACGCATTCGCCGAGGTCGTCGAGACGAACTGGCCCGATTTCGAGACGCTCCGGCGAGTCCAAGATCGCGTCGAACTGTTCGCCGCAGCCGATGCGGCGGGCGTCGCGGTGCCCGAAACCGCAGTGTTCGATCAGTGGGACGACTGGGAGCGAGAAACGATCGTCAAGCCGCGATACACGGTCGCCGCACCGGCGTACCTCGGTTCCAACACCGACGTGGAATCGATCGGTTCCACGGAGTACCAGATTCCGGGCGCGCCGCCGGACCCGCAGGCGCTCGTCGAGGAACGCGGCCACATGCCGCTCGTGCAGGAGCGAATCGACGACTCGCGGGAGTTTGCCTTCTTCGCACTCTACGACGAGGGTGAGCCGGTCGCGACGTTCCAGCACTGTCAACGCCGCGGGTGGAAGTACTGTGGCGGGCCGAGTGCCTACCGCGAAACCGTCTACGATCAGGACTTAGAGGACGCGGGTCGGGCCATCCTCGACGAACTCGAGTGGCACGGTCTCGCGATGGTCGAGTTCCTCCGCGACGAGGCCGACGAGAAGTACAAACTGATGGAGATCAATCCGCGCTTCTGGTCGTCGTTACCGTTTTCAGTCCGCGCAGGTGCTGACTTTCCGTACTACTACTGGCAGCAAGCACTCGGCGAACCGGTCGAGGACGACGCGAGCTACGAGGTCGGGATTGGTGGACACCTACTCCGCGGCGAACTCAGCCACGTCCACAGCGTGTTGACGGAGGAGTATCCGATGGTCGAACGGCCGTCGCTCACGTCGACGCTCGCCAACGTCGCCACCTCGCTCGTCCGCGAGCCGAGGTTCGATTACGCCGTCGCCGACGACCCAGCTCCGTTCTTCCAGGATGGACTGAACTTGCTCCGCGCGTTCCGAGACAGTCGATCCGACCCAGAACCGGGCGTCGAGGGTGAGACCGACCACGAACGCTCGCGGTCGAACGAACTTCCCCAACTGGAACCGCTCGCTCGAGACGAAGACGAGGCGGAACCGCCGTCCCCGACATCGCAGGGAATTACACAGACATCTCCCCAACTCGACGACTGA